Part of the Lotus japonicus ecotype B-129 chromosome 6, LjGifu_v1.2 genome, TACATACATTTGTTAGTATATTAATAAACTTGGCTATAAGCCTATAACTTTCTAACttctctttttaaaaaattagtaattaaggtcttatatatatatatatatatatatacatactaTACTATTGTTactttattcattttttaaagTATGTTAATAGCCTAAAAATTTAGGATTATATAAAAATCTATAATAAAAATTTTAGAGTGATAACTTTCTtgcttgattttttaaaaatattatacttAGTTAAATGCTTGAACTTATGTATTTGGctgattttttcatttttaaataatttatttgttCACAATAGCTATTATATTTTTCTATTCTATCGAAAAGTGAAAGATAAATTTTGGCTAACTAAATTGGTGGTACGGGTAGAGGTAGGGTATATAGGTACCCATAGAGTAAGAAGAGTTATTTTTTTGGAAATGAAGCTAATTTGTCTTAGCCCTCATTGAAAAGGGGCTTGGGTGCGCGTGACAAGGAGTACCATGTGCGTGCATATTTTGAATGAGTGATGAGACATGAGTTTCCATAGAGAATATTCATGCAACAAGAATGATTTTCCCAAGGTAAGCCGAGACAAATATGCATGGTAATTTGTAGACGGATCAGTTAGAGGTAGGGTCCAGCGACTGGAAGAGAACCGCATGTCGCATGGTGTCCGGTGCTCCCCTGACGACCCTTGAAAATTCAAAGGATCGAGTGTCATCCATGCTTGGTCGTACTCATAACTGCATTAGCTCTCCAAGGTGAACAACCTCTGGTCAATTGGACAATGTAGGCAAGGGAAGTCACAATATTCAAGTTGCTATCCACGCGAATATGAGAGCGAGCatgaattatttttgaaaacatgGATATAAGAATAGATACTATAGTACCCTATGCAGACCTACCAATTGTCATTCCTACACATAAGCACATTTTAAAGTTaatcttaggctatgtttggcatgtttagctgaaaagctagctgaaagcttataagctagctgatagctgaaagctgaaagctgatagctgaaagctgaaaagctacgtgattggaataaaagtgtttggtaaaactagctgtttaacaagctgaaattgtaaaatgacgtagacatacttgtataattatttttatatttaatattactttattttcacattaatacctatatgatattaatattaaattattatcattttaaatatttttattaactctagttatttatcatcttaaaaatataatattaatttttacttatttttattaatataatatttttaatacttatGGTGCGCAGAGGTGTGGCgggaactgcatacgtaagtgtgaggggaaaatatgtttaatatttttataaatatataagggtaatggtggaattttaataaaataataaggataaaaatgaaaataaatttaataagctataagctacctgagatagcttatagcttaaagctttaagctacttaaataagctcattcaccaaacacttttaaagagcttttaaactagtcaaataagctttaaggtagtcaaataagctataagctagctgaaatagcatgccaaacatagccttaataTTTTCCACTTCACCGGTTTCTTGAGTTTTGTGGTCTCTAATTTTAAATTGTTGTTGCGGCTATTGCAATGAGAGTTGCGACTACTGCGGTGTGAATTTATTTTACACTCGCACCTGTCTAAATTggttttttgttacaagaggaagcaAGGAAACTAAGCTAACTCAACTCATCAAGGCATAAAACCTCAATGGCGAAGGATGGTAGTAGCCTCCACACATTGCGTTGTGCCCCTGTCCACGACGCCGGTTGAGCAAGACAATCAACATGGTCGTTGTTCTCCCTCGGCGCCAATTCAACCACAACATTCCACTCCCAACTCCCAAGCAAGCATAACACGGACCCTTTCAATTATATCACTAAATTTGTTTAATAATTATCTCAAATTATTACTAAGCATTTTATGCATAactattgtaattttttttcttctctaaaACATTTTCCTATTCCCTCCAATAATTTTATCTCAATTTCTTTTTCCGTTTGGGCTTTTGGTGGAAGCAGAACAGGAGTTGCCGACGGCCACCAGAACCTCGTTGCGGTCGGAACAGTGTGTTACGGCGGTCGAATTGCGGTCAGATGCGGATGCGGAGGGCGCAATATTGCGGCCGCAACACGTGTTGCGGCCTGCTCTGTTTTCGGTACATATAGCACCGCTCTTTTGGTGAGAACAACATCGTTGGAATCCGATCGATCGTGATGTATCAGTGGAGGAAGTTCGAGTTCTTTGAGGAGAAGTACGCTTCGAAATGCGTGATTCCCGAGGATGATCATGATCATGATGTCGATGTGAAGAACGAGGGGAAGAAGATCGATTGCTGTTCTAGCGGCAGGGGCAAGGTGGTGACTGGTTTTGATGACGGCACCGTTTGCTTGTTCGATCGAGGACTTAAGTTCAATTACGCTTTTCAACCTCACTCATCGTctgttctttttcttcagcAGCTCAAGGTTATTGCCATTTTGCATGCTTGTCTTATTGGAATTTGTTGATTTGGGGAGATGGGCATGTGGGTTCTCCTGTTGTTGAAATTACATGTTTTGGGGAAATGGGTATGTGAATTTTGacaattttgttttgtttgattgCTGGTTCATACCCTTTGAAAGaatttgaggatgaagatgggTTTGGGATATGGCCATGTTTTGAAAGTGGAAAACTTTGGGAATAAATTTTACTGATTTACAGTTGTAATTGTTTGTTTTTGGGTAAATGGGTATGTGACTTCTGGCCAATGGTTTGTGTCTGATTTGTTGTTGCGGCTTGTTGAGCATCTTTCGACTGCTTTATTTCTTGTAGTTTTTGAAAATCCTATTTATTGTTGTTTATATTGTAGAAATTTGTGTTAGAGTTCCAGTTCCAGGGTTTAGTACAACATATATTTACAGGATTGGTAAAGAACTTttgtggtttcaatgctttctTGGGTAGTCCAGGAAAATGCTCAGGATCTTTGAGTTGAAATTGAaacttttattttgtttgattaACCAGCAACGGAACTTTCTGGTAACTATTGGGGAAGATGAACAGCTTACCCCTCAGAATTCAGCTTTGTGCCTGAAGGTTTTTGACCTTGATAAGATGCAGTCTGAAAGTTCAAGCACGGCGAGTCCTGATTGTGTTGGGATATTGCGTATATTCACTAATCAGTTTCCTGAAGCACAGGTAATGAGAATGTTATGCATACTTGTTACTCTTCATCTTGAGAGAAATGATGATAATAATTGTTTGATTATTTCAGTCCCCCATTTTCATGATTTTGGAACTGTTGTATACTGCAGATTacatcctttttagtcttagaAGAAGTGCCACCTATACTACTCATAGCTATTGGCTTAGACAATGGCGCTATTTATTGTATAAAAGGAGACATTGCACGGGAGCGTATCACCCGTTTTAAGCTTCAGGTGGAAAACCATTCAGACAAAACTCTTTCCTCTATCACTGGTCTTGGGTTTAAGGTGGATGGCCAATCTCTCCAGTTGTTTGCTGTAACTCCAAGTTCAGTGAGCTTGTTCTCATTGCATGATCAGCCACCAAGAAGGCAAACCCTTGATCAGATTGGAAGTGGTCTAAACAGTGTTGCAATGAGTGACCGCTCTGTATGCAATCTTTATTCCttgttctcaattttttttatatatattatgacTATCATAGCATGTTGTCTCTTTGAATGCTAAATGTTTCTATATGTTGACATGAATAGGAGTTGATAATTGGTCGACCAGAGGCAGTATATTTTTATGAAGTTGATGGGCGTGGTCCTTGTTGGGCttttgaaggagaaaaaaaattgcTAGGGTGGTTTCGTGGATACCTTTTGTGTGTTATTGCAGATCAAAGAACAGGAAAGCATACTTTCAACATCTATGATCTGAAAAATCGTTTAATAGCCCACAGTGTGTTGGTTAAAGAAGTTTCTCATATGCTCTATGAATGGGGTAACATTATACTCATTATGACTGACAAGTCAGCTCTATGTATTGGGGAAAAAGATATGGAAAGCAAGTTAGACAtgctattcaagaaaaacctATATACTGTAGCAATTAATATTGTTCAAACTCAACAAGCAGATGCTGCAGCCACCGCTGAAGTGCTAAGAAAATATGGGGATCATCTGTATAGCAAGCAAGACTATGATGAGGCAATGGCCCAGTACATACATACTATTGGTCACCTTGAACCTTCTTATGTGATTCAGAAGTTTCTGGATGCTCAAAGAATCTACAACCTCACAAATTACTTGGAAAAGCTACATGAGAAGGGTCTTGCTTCTAAAGATCACACCACACTTCTATTAAACTGTTATACCAAATTGAAAGATGTTGAAAAGTTAAATCTGTTCATTAAAAGCGAAGATAGCATTGGGGAACTTAAGTTTGATGTGGAAACAGCAATCAGGGTTTGTCGCGCTGCCAATTACCATGAGCATGCAATGTATGTCGCAAAGAAGGCTGGGAGGCATGAATGGTACTTGAAGATCTTGCTTGAAGATCTTGGTAGATATGAAGAGGCCTTGGAATATATTTCTAGTCTTGAATCAAGTCAGGCAGGGATGACAATAAAGGAGTATGGTAAAATTCTAATAGAGCACATGCCAGTGGAGACAATTCAAATTCTCATAAGGCTTTGCACGGAGGATGGCGACAGAAGAGGACACTCAAATGGTTTGTATGTGTCTATGTTGCCGTCTCCTGTTGATTTTCTTAGCATTTTTGTCCATCATCCTCAGTCTCTTATGGAATTTCTTGAGGAATATACCAATAAGGTCAAGGACTCACCTGCTCAAGTGGAGATTAACAATACCCTTTTAGAGTTGTATATATCCAATGAATTGAACTTTCCTTCAGTATCACAAGTTAATGAAGGTGGAGGTTACCTTAGTGGAGCATCTGCAAAATCCATGAATTTAAGTGCTCAGTCCAATAGCTCGCTTGCGGGTCACAAAAGTTCAGAAGAGGAAAAGGTCCGGTTTCAAAGGCGTGAAAAGGGACTGTGCATGCTTAAGAGTGCATGGCCTCCAGAGGCGGAACATCCACTTTATGATGTTGATTTAGCTATTATATTATGTGAAATGAATGCGTTCAGAGAAGGGCTTATGTATTTGTATGAAAAGATGAAACTCTATAAAGAAGTGATTGCTTGCTATATGCAGTCACGTGACCATGAAGGGTTAATTGCATGTTGCAAAAGATTGGGCGATTCAGTTAAAGGAGGGGATCCATCTCTTTGGGCTGATCTACTTAAATATTTTGGCGAGCTTGGAGAAGATTGCTCCAAAGAAGTAAAAGAAGTTTTGAATTACATTGAGAGGGATGATATCTTGCCCCCCATAGTTGTCCTTCAAACTCTATCCAGAAATCCATTCCTCACACTTTCTGTGGTCAAGGATTACATTGCACGGAAACTTGAGCAGGAATCTAAGATGATCGAGGAGGACAGACATGCTATTGACAAATATCAGGTTGAGTCTTTTGCCTTTTTTTCATTGTATACTGTTGgtcttaattttatttgataGTTTATATGTTTTATGCATCGTCCATCTTGTGTCCATTGCATATAACAAATAGCCCTTTTTATTCATTTTGTTTCGTAATAATGTGAAACTATGAGCAATTTAGACTAAGTAGATACATTCCATTTTATAAACACCTACAGCAGACAAGACAATGGTTTTTAAAACTTAAACTGGTTAACTTCAATAACCTAGGGAAACATTGGAAGGATTGTTGTAATATGCAGTTCAgcttcttttgttgttttttgttgttgtttaaaAATGGTTCTTTAGAAACTGATATCAGGAATCTTTATATTTAATCCTTATCTCTGATTGAAAAGTCCATTGGGAGCAATACTTGGAATGGCGCTCCATAAAGTAGCGCTAGTTGATTTCTGTATGAAGGAAGTTAATATCAATATTTTATctaagaatattttgaatatcatAGGATATCTATTAGGATTGATTtccatatttaattatttattatcttATTTAATTTAGATTAGAAGGTTACTACAAGTATAATAGATGCGTTTGACACACAACTCGGATTCCATCACATCACATgtctctcatttttctcttcccTTAACATGGCATTACAATCTAATGAGAGCAACTGTAATCTGTGCATACTTTGAGGACCTACTGTGAATCTGATGAAAATATTTCCCTATCTAAATCATCAATAGACTTATACAATTTATAGATATAACGAAGAGATAAAAACTAAATATATCTCTATCttaatagatactaatctaaaatagagaaactacatactaatctaaaatagagaaattATATCTAAACCTTATCTCTGTTTCTATGAGATAAGATTaataacactccccctcaagctaaaACTTCCTTAGCTTTAAGAGTTTAAGCTTATAACAAATCTATCCCAGCAAGATATATTTTAATAGGTCCTAATATTTGATGTAACAAATCTATCTCAACTCCTAATAGATATCTCAACAACACGCAATAGTTTCTCtgaatataatataatttatttattgagaAATATTTCTTAAATGGTCATACATACTGCTGTGCATCCTGAGAGTCTGTTGTGATACTCTTAATCGTTATGCTTTCTGTAATCATCACTGAATGATTTCTGTGCAGGATGATACACTGGCAATGAGAAAAGAGATTCAAGATCTGAGAACAAATGCTAGAATTTTTCAGCTTAGCAAATGCACTGCATGCACTTTCACCCTTGATCTGCCTGCTGTGCACTTCATGTGCATGCACTCATTCCATTTGCGCTGCCTTGGCGATAATGAAAAAGAATGCCCTGAGTGTGCCCCTGAATATAGGTCTGTCTTAGAAATGAAGAGAAACTTAGAACAAAATTCTAAGGACCAGGACAGGTTTTTTCATCAAGTTAAAAACTCTAAAGACGGGTTTTCTGTCATTGCCGAATATTTCGGGAAAGGGATCATCAGCAAAACAAGTAATGGGTCCACTTCTGTTCTCAGATCTGGAAGTGCACCATCCAGCAGTGGCTTCGGAGGTTAACTGTTTTGTGCTACTTCCTTTCAGCTTTTTTCTCCATACAATACTGAACAAGCTGGGATCTGGATATAGGATgaaatttactattttttggGCTGAGGCTTCTCCATTTCTTCTCGTTGTCCCGCCTCCATATCCTAGTGTCCAAGCTTCAAATTTTGCATACTGTGTTATATTTTATTGAGGACTGGCTCATTCATCAAGGACCTGAGTTGTCTTGCCATTATGCCTCTGGTAGTATGGATCTGAACAGAAGAATTTCTTGACAGGCTTTCCTTGATGGAAATATTGGACAAATATTTAGGGCAATGCGAGGTTTATTAGGTATGAATGCAGGTGATACTTTCTTTCTGAGTTTTCATTGTGTAAAAATAAGACGGATTGAAGTCATGCAGATGAgttattttgttttaaatttttgtgAAGCTCATGGGAAATAGTAACTTTAAGTTATGTCTTTTTTAGCCTGTTGCTATTGATTTTTGTGGATTTGATATCCAatttgttattttcttattttgttatAAGTTccattattttcttcttttgttaTATGTTCCATTATTTGCTTtctatttatttaaatctctAGGATTGCACTAGTGATGGGGAGTAAGGAGTTTATGCTGCAAGGAGATCAGGAGTTGAGATTTTATTGGCACGATTGTATTAAGTCATaaataactcaagtggtaggagttggggacatatgagttgggtagagAGAGTCTAGGGATCGATTGCTAGcatgtgcaatttatcttttcgatgtaaaaaaaaaacattaactcATAAATTGTCATCATGAAAAACTTGAGGGCTGAAGAGATTTTTGTAGATTTCCATATCAACGTTATAAATTGTGATTTAGAATACTCATGAAGTATTCCATTTTTTATGGCCAGATTAAGTATTGCAGTACAAAAAGAATCACGGATGACAAATGTATTAAAAGGATTATTAGTTGACTTAATTACTAGACCAGGCATAAAATTTCCAGCAATTAAATCATTACatgaatttgaaaataaaataattgaaattgatagAGATTCCGGAAAGTGATAAAGGAGAGTGttgtttcttcttcattttataACCTTTTTGGCTTCCAGCTGAGCAGAGA contains:
- the LOC130722527 gene encoding vacuolar protein-sorting-associated protein 11 homolog; this translates as MYQWRKFEFFEEKYASKCVIPEDDHDHDVDVKNEGKKIDCCSSGRGKVVTGFDDGTVCLFDRGLKFNYAFQPHSSSVLFLQQLKQRNFLVTIGEDEQLTPQNSALCLKVFDLDKMQSESSSTASPDCVGILRIFTNQFPEAQITSFLVLEEVPPILLIAIGLDNGAIYCIKGDIARERITRFKLQVENHSDKTLSSITGLGFKVDGQSLQLFAVTPSSVSLFSLHDQPPRRQTLDQIGSGLNSVAMSDRSELIIGRPEAVYFYEVDGRGPCWAFEGEKKLLGWFRGYLLCVIADQRTGKHTFNIYDLKNRLIAHSVLVKEVSHMLYEWGNIILIMTDKSALCIGEKDMESKLDMLFKKNLYTVAINIVQTQQADAAATAEVLRKYGDHLYSKQDYDEAMAQYIHTIGHLEPSYVIQKFLDAQRIYNLTNYLEKLHEKGLASKDHTTLLLNCYTKLKDVEKLNLFIKSEDSIGELKFDVETAIRVCRAANYHEHAMYVAKKAGRHEWYLKILLEDLGRYEEALEYISSLESSQAGMTIKEYGKILIEHMPVETIQILIRLCTEDGDRRGHSNGLYVSMLPSPVDFLSIFVHHPQSLMEFLEEYTNKVKDSPAQVEINNTLLELYISNELNFPSVSQVNEGGGYLSGASAKSMNLSAQSNSSLAGHKSSEEEKVRFQRREKGLCMLKSAWPPEAEHPLYDVDLAIILCEMNAFREGLMYLYEKMKLYKEVIACYMQSRDHEGLIACCKRLGDSVKGGDPSLWADLLKYFGELGEDCSKEVKEVLNYIERDDILPPIVVLQTLSRNPFLTLSVVKDYIARKLEQESKMIEEDRHAIDKYQDDTLAMRKEIQDLRTNARIFQLSKCTACTFTLDLPAVHFMCMHSFHLRCLGDNEKECPECAPEYRSVLEMKRNLEQNSKDQDRFFHQVKNSKDGFSVIAEYFGKGIISKTSNGSTSVLRSGSAPSSSGFGG